Below is a genomic region from Procambarus clarkii isolate CNS0578487 chromosome 27, FALCON_Pclarkii_2.0, whole genome shotgun sequence.
TAACCAAGAGGCCGGGAGAGGCAGCAGCTGGCGTAACCAAGAAGCCGGGAGAGGCAGCAGCTGGCGTAACCAAGAAGCCGGGAGAGGCAGCAGCTGGCGTAACCAAGAAGCCGGGAGAGGCAGCAGCTGGCGTAACCAAGAAGCCGGGAGAGGCAGCAGCTGGCGTAACCAAGAAGCCGGGAGAGGCAGCAGCTGGCGTAACCAAGAAGCCGGGAGAGGCAGCAGCTGGCGTAACCAAGAGGCCGGGAGAGGCAGCAGCTGGCGTAACCAAGAGGCCGGGAGAGGCAGCAGCTGGCGTAACCAAGAAGCCGGGAGAGGCAGCAGCTGGCGTAACCAAGAAGCCGGGAGAGGCAGCAGCTGGCGTAACCAAGAAGCCGGGAGAGGCAGCAGCTGGCGTAACCAAGAGGCCGGGAGAGGCAGCAGCTGGCGTAACCAAGAAGCCGGGAGAGGCAGCAGCTGGCGTAACCAAGAAGCCGGGAGAGGCAGCAGCTGGCGTAACCAAGAAGCCGGGAGAGGCAGCAGCTGGCGTAACCAAGAAGCCGGGAGAGGCAGCAGCTGGCGTAACCAAGAAGCCGGGAGAGGCAGCAGCTGGCGTAACCAAGAGGCCGGGAGAGGCAGCAGCTGGCGTAACCAAGAGGCCGGGAGAGGCAGCAGCTGGCGTAACCAAGAGGCCGGGAGAGGCAGCAGCTGGCGTAACCAAGAGGCCGGGAGAGGCAGCAGCTGGCGTAACCAAGAAGCCGGGAGAGGCAGCAGCTGGCGTAACCAAGAAGCCGGGAGAGGCAGCAGCTGGCGTAACCAAGAAGCCGGGAGAGGCAGCAGCTGGCGTAACCAAGAAGCCGGGAGAGGCAGCAGCTGGCGTAACCAAGAAGCCGGGAGAGGCAGCAGCTGGCGTAACCAAGAAGCCGGGAGAGGCAGCAGCTGGCGTAACCAAGAAGCCGggagaggcagcagctggtgtaaccAAGAAGCCGGGAGAGGCAGCAGCTGGCGTAACCAAGAAGCCGggagaggcagcagctggtgtaaccAAGAAGCCGGGAGAGGCAGCAGCTGGCGTAACCAAGAAGCCGggagaggcagcagctggtgtaaccAAGAAGCCGGGAGAGGCAGCAGCTGGCGTAACCAAGAAGCCGggagaggcagcagctggtgtaaccAAGAAGCCGggagaggcagcagctggtgtaaccAAGAAGCCGggagaggcagcagctggtgtaaccAAGAAGCCGGGAGAGGCAGCAGCTGGCGTAACCAAGAAGCCGGGAGAGGCAGCAGCTGGCGTAACCAAGAAGCCGGGAGAGGCAGCAGCTGGCGTAACCAAAAAGCCGGGAGAGGCAGACCACATAACCAGGACATTTGCGGCAGCAACCACCCGTGCTCCGACGTCGTAGATCGCGATTTATTGATATGTTATTGGTGGTCTGGGAGGCCATGCTGAGGAAGCCCACCTCGGGGGTCACCTCTACTTGCGCATTCTAATACGCAAGCGGCTCGGAACTTAGGGAAAAGGCTTTGTCATTAGCGGAGGGTAAGTGTCGGGAGATTATACACCCCACGGAAAGGTAGGTAGCGAAACAGTGATGGACAAATGGGTAGTTGTGGGGGTGATTGTGGTAGAGCTggacgctggtggtgtgggactggtggtggtggtggtggcgctgctgctgcttcaGACTGGTGTGTGTATATGGTGATGGAAACAGCTCTCATTTGAAAAGCAGAAATCTCCGCTTCACCACTACACTTCCCCGAGGCTCATGACCCGTGGCTCACGTTCCATCTTCTCAAAAGTCAAGGACGGAGGGGCGAATATCCTTAATTCATTTGCGCTCCAAGATAATCTCCATGGTGTTCCATCCTTACTTCGACCCGGTCCAGTTCTGGCCAAAGTTCTGGGCGCCTGGTCCGCTGGTCTTGTGCCGTCCGCTGATCCAACTGCCTCTGGCAACGCCACCTGGCAGTCCTTTGCGTCATCATTGGCCCGGGCGttatatcaaattatatattttttgtttaactaGTGCCTTAAACGCCATCGTTCTCGGCTATAACCTATTATTTATCTCTGTCATTCTTCGTCTGTTCAACGGTCTCGCCAACACTGTTCATATATGCACACTACTCGTTACACACTATCTACCCTCGTTCTACTTTAAGGTTATTTGCAATACATAACGGAATTACTTCAAAATGCGCTACATGATATCAAATTAGTTTTCTAATCAAATACAGTTTTATAATTGAATAGTAATTTGTTGTCCGCACCATTTCCCAAATGGGTTGAATTTTCTGCTCTGAAAATTTTCTGTTATCAAGGGGGGGTGAGAACCCCCCCCCTTTATAGCTGGACCAGATGATTGACAGCTGTCACTGACGTTACTTCGTATTGTCTCATCAAATGCACACAGTCTCGTTGAAATTATTTCAAAATAGTTTCATAATTCAGTAATCAAAATATTTGTAATGTCCTGAGATATGATATTTCTATTAATTAAAGCACCACATGTGCTTTAATTACTGGACCACAATACAGAGCCTTCAAGGGTAGAGTCGATCAAGGCTGAGGTTAGCAGTCTAGCCGCAGTACACACGCGTGTCCAGTGGTTCACTAATGTTTGGCAAACATTGGTTTAATTCGTGATGGTATGTGTGCCGAATCTTTGGatatggtctctctctctctctctctctctctctctctctctctctgtctgcccaaccacttgggctggaaggtagagcgacggtctcgcttcatgcaggtcggcgttcaatccccgaccgtccaagtggttgggcaccattccttcccccccgtcccatcccaaatcctgtccccttcccagtgctatatagtcgtaatggtttggcgcttttctCTGATAGTtcaattcctctctctctctttctctctatccagtttaaaatggaccaaaagtctataagggACCTCTTAATACATGCTTTTGTCGCAGGGACGGTCAATATTGCCTTTTAATAAATGATGCCATtcgacaagatcacatacacccGCCTCAATAAACTGATTGGAAGTAGCAACAATGTATCACTATACTCACTGTATAATACAAGATGAAGGGAGCTAGTTGCGTCAACTAGGGCACCCTCTTAAGACTAATTTAAGGTCTCTTAAGTAGTGTGAATATATCTTGACACTGTCCCAAGATAACCTCGTCCATCCTGCAGAATGATGAGGGTGGGGGGCCGAACCGCTATCCTCGTAGATAACAGCACACCAATCACAGCCCCCTGGCCCATGCTGGGTGGACGTCAAGCCCGTTTTCTAAATTAATAGCCGATTACACACATGTTAGGAGAGGCATCCAAAGACACAACGGCATGCATGCTATACTGTACAGCACTGGAGCGACGATACAAGTGGAACAAAGAGACAGGTGGAACGATGAGAGACAGGTGGAACGATGAGAGACAGGTGGAACGATGAGAGACAGGTGGAACGATGAGAGACAGGTGGAACGATGAGAGACAGGTGGAACGATGAGAGACAGGTGGAACGATGAGAGGCAGGTGAAATCGTGTAGCGAGaagagcgcgcgcgcgcacacacacacacacacacacacacacacacacacacacacacacacagccactaaaGCCGGTTTACCCAAGTATACTTCAATGGTTAGGTTGCACAATAAACTCCTCCCTACAGAGGACCCTCGGTAGCCACACCGGTAGGGGTACCGGGCGGTGGGGAACCCGACGGCGCACCAAACATCACCATATATTCATTTCCTTTTGTTACTCTTTTTTTCTAAATTTTATTTTATCAGCTGAcaatgagtcataataacgtggctgaaatatgttgaccagaccacacactagaaagtgaagggacgacgacatttcggtccgtcttggaccattctcaagtcgattgtagcgccgacttgacaatcgacttgagaatggttcaggacggaccgaaacgtcgtcgtcccttcactttctagtgtgtggtctggttagcaAATTTATTTTATCAGGTCGGTTTAGAAATAGACGACTTCCGGCTGCTGTTAACAGGCCGTGAACATCCGCATATAATAGCTATAATGGAATATCTTATccagttaattttccctggaacacgacccacaATATCAGTTTACAACCTTTTCTCCtattactgctgagtgaacaaGGGGCGAACGGTTAGGCATTAGAGCCGCGTCACTCTTATAAGAGCAGAGTCCAGTTATCACCCCCACTCACCAGACCTACGAGAGAGGCTACACCAGTCACCAGACCTACGAGAGAGGgctacaccacccaccagacctacgagagggggctacaccacccaccagacctacgagagggggctacaccacccaccagacctacgagagggggctacaccacccaccagacctacGAGAGAGGCTACACCACTCACCAGACCTACGAGAGAGgctacaccacccaccagacctacgagagggggctacaccacccaccagacctacGAGAGGGgctacaccacccaccagacctacGAGAGGGgctacaccacccaccagacctacgagagggggctacaccacccaccagacctacGAGAGAGgctacaccacccaccagacctacGAGAGGGGgctacactactcaccagaccTACGAGAGAGGCTACACCACTCACCAGACCTACCAGATAAGCCAGAAGTTGACGGTAGCCTCCAGCTGGTGAAGTTTCTATCATAACAACGGCATTTGggagaagaaaaaaaaatgctatttattAACACTGAGTTTGTTCACCTGTTATAACATTATCAACCAGGAGTAATTATAGGTGTATACTCTGGCCCGAACACGCTTCATATTTATCACCTTTAGAGCcccagaaaacacacacacacacacacacacacacacacacacacacacacacacacacacacacacacacacacacacacacacgcacgcacacacacacaccgcctatTGAGGTCTGGAGATAAGAACAGATGGTGTCACTCTTTATGTCTCGTAAATGTGTGGATGCTGCAGGCAATgatgtatttattatatatatccaCATTTAGGTTCGTTAAAAACTGGCATATCCACCTGACTAACGATACCAATTGTTCACAAAGATGATTCGACAAAGCTCGTTTTTCTTTTTGCCTAACAATGTGTACGTTTCCGCTCAGATGGTTTAGCTTCGGCTAGGCTGTATTTTTAGACTTGATTAGGTCCGCATCGAGTAGTTTGGGTTGGGTTTGAATATTCGTTGTAGTGATATATTCTGTACGAACGAAGAAATTGATTATTGTTGCATGCCAATTGTTACTTTATTAAATCAAAACTATTTAAAAGCACCTGTCAAAATACTAGTTTATCCAATCAACACCGGAGCTCCCAAGTTCTTAAACAACGGTTGATTTTTCTGCCCCGCACTGAATTATGGGACCACCCGCTGGACACGACGCCCTTGGGAAACCGTGGAgcaattgtggtggtgatggtggtggtgatagtgtgatggtagtagtagtattagtgaTTTGTGGTGATGGCATCCGTGATAATTGGTGATGACTAGCGTTGATTGTGACGATTGGCGATTATGGTGTTAATAACGGATTTTGGCAGTGATTTTGTGGTGGTAGGAGGAACAGGGAAAAAATAAAACTCTGGAATTTACTTAGGATTCTGCTACAGTGTTTAATATGCAtagctaactctctctctctctctctctctctctctctctctccttttcttggcatacattttttttttggaagtaaagaggaaggagaggcataggtgaagggaagtgtagaagtgggaaatacagtgagaggtatccaGCCGCAAGCACACCACCTTCCGGAACCCCAATATGGCACATATAGTGACTTAAAGAATATTCATAACCTCCCCAAGAAAATGAACTGCCTTGTAAGGAGTTCACCCGAGCACCTTGTGGCTGCCAGCGACATGATCTGGTCTAAAAAGTTGCCGCCTTGAGAGCACTCTTGGAGTTTTACAAGGGATAAACCaacatttatattttattattcaaTTTGCGCTTAAGATCAGTAAGATCAGAGGTTgtgtacatagacacacacacacgcgcgcgcaggctgtgtgtgtgtgtgtgtgtgtgtgtgtgtgtgtgtgtgtgtgtgtatttgtgtgtgtttgtgtgtgtgtgtgtatttgtgtgtgtgtgtgtgtgtgtgtgtgtgtgtgtgtgtgtatttgtgtgtgtgtgtgtgtgtgtgtgtgtgtgtgtgtgtgtgtgtgtgtgtgtgtgtgtgtgtactatcaTGTACCTTCCCTCCCATCTCCCTCTTTACTCTTGGTCGTGGTCTTCTCCTATTCATTCCGTACTTCCAAACATTATCCTCACCTTTCTGTCCCATTTTCAGACGTCTTAAACGTGTCTTATATTGCCCATTATTCTCCATTATATTTTCTGTCAACTTTCTCACCTTCTCGGGCTTGCCCCTTACCGGCAACACCTTTCATATTTGTCTCTCTTCTCCACCCCATTTCCACCCTTCATTACCCCTCTTCCTTTTACACTTTCACGCTTTATCATCATTTACCTCTCATCTGTATGCTTCATCCCTTGTCCCTCCCTTCCACACTCATTTTTCCCTGTCTACCACACACtaatttcccttcccttcctttctaCCCCTATCACCATTTCTCTTCTTCACtccctctattctctctctctccctccatctccaccTGCCTATCTTTCTCTCGTCCTCCCCCTCACTACTTTCTCCTTACCCCTTTCCCTCCATTCCTTCCTCTTACCCCTTCTATTCCTCCTTTACTTACTCTGTTCCCTCATCCGCTATACCTTCCTTTCCATTGCCAGTTCCCTCTCGCCATGTCTTTACCCTCCTATCTTTAcctttctacccccccccttcccctcctccttcttTACCCTCCCATCTTTACCTTtctaccccccccttcccctcctcctcccatccctcccccccccgtaaCACAGACACCAGATGACGACTGTGTAAACACATCGTCATTCTTCCACAcactaaataaaataaaaaaattgtacCGTCATATTCCGAGAGATGGGTACCTGGGTCGACAGGTCTCCTCAGCTCCCCTTCACGGAAGACTTCGCTCGCTAAATGCTAGACACTCGCACTTACACCTCTGTCTCGAGTTTATGATCAAGTGAACTAATTGTATAATTGTAGAAATAAATTTTCACCattgaaaaatgtaaaaaaattacGGTTTTGCTGCTCTGGTATAGTGTGATCAAGTCTCCGTGCCACAGTGTctctcacattatatatatatatatatatatatatatatatatatatatatatatatatatatatatatatatatatatatatatatatattagctgtaCACATAAGATGCAAAATAACGAGGCAAGTTGTCCCAGGATCTGTTCACATTTCGTCGTACTGGTATCGCAGAAAGTCAAAGAAGGCAAGAATGAAATCTTGTCTCTCCTAGGCCTATCAAACAAGATTTTTTTTTGTACTACAGTGGacttaaaattgaatatattagtACTTGAATTACTGATGTCAGGTGTAGGAAAAGTTAAGTGGTTGAAGTTCTTTTTAATACCTTCACTATTCCATTAGTACAAAACGTGAGCTACTGTGGGTGCAACATTCCTTATTGGGTACACACGACCCAACAGTCACTATAGGTACTAACAATTGTAGGAGAATGGATTACCTGAACGAAACCTAATGACAGACAAGTCCAGACAAGACTATATCACCTCGACTATAATCTCCTCTATCACATGCTATACaacacaccagcaatcaacacccaAACAACCCTTAATAGAACCCAATATGCACCCAAACATGGTGCAGTGATctacactgattcaaaagcagggaTACAcatcctaagtaaaaatcaggtggAAAacgttgcaatagtcgctgaaatcaagtgtgttgtgagagtactaaccaatcagtGAAGAGTCGTCAagattctgtggatcccctcccatgttggaatatgtggaaataaaggagcaaatgttctggctgctgaaggcgctgaaggagaccatattgaatatttcatacccaagactcctctacaaattagaggtattgtcaggcaacatcaccgtgacaaggtaactgaggaaaggaggatagaagcgcgaatcagtgaatctgtacgatggaacaacatggttgcagctggcaatcccaatcattatggacgaagaggaggtggacgcgggagagaatcagtaatagcgagaatccatcTGGGAtataaatatccatggagatttggaatagaaacaacagttgagcaacaGAGTTGCAGAAtcagt
It encodes:
- the LOC123762789 gene encoding collagen alpha-4(IV) chain-like, whose amino-acid sequence is MFGEHSWRGFWEFFYSLLPSPRKKGVELGEAAAGVTKKPGEAAAGVTKKPGEAAAGVTKRPGEAAAGVTKRPGEAAAGVTKKPGEAAAGVTKRPGEAAAGVTKKPGEAAAGVTKRPGEAAAGVTKRPGEAAAGVTKKPGEAAAGVTKRPGEAAAGVTKKPGEAAAGVTKKPGEAAAGVTKKPGEAAAGVTKKPGEAAAGVTKKPGEAAAGVTKKPGEAAAGVTKRPGEAAAGVTKRPGEAAAGVTKKPGEAAAGVTKKPGEAAAGVTKKPGEAAAGVTKRPGEAAAGVTKKPGEAAAGVTKKPGEAAAGVTKKPGEAAAGVTKKPGEAAAGVTKKPGEAAAGVTKRPGEAAAGVTKRPGEAAAGVTKRPGEAAAGVTKRPGEAAAGVTKKPGEAAAGVTKKPGEAAAGVTKKPGEAAAGVTKKPGEAAAGVTKKPGEAAAGVTKKPGEAAAGVTKKPGEAAAGVTKKPGEAAAGVTKKPGEAAAGVTKKPGEAAAGVTKKPGEAAAGVTKKPGEAAAGVTKKPGEAAAGVTKKPGEAAAGVTKKPGEAAAGVTKKPGEAAAGVTKKPGEAAAGVTKKPGEAAAGVTKKPGEADHITRTFAAATTRAPTS